A window of the Sabethes cyaneus chromosome 1, idSabCyanKW18_F2, whole genome shotgun sequence genome harbors these coding sequences:
- the LOC128744568 gene encoding zinc finger protein 12-like isoform X2 produces the protein MEMDFNKICRLCCKQKDDMRFIREVNKISLENIFTEVLRLEIFDNDGLPPRICEFCISTLAEMNETIECYRNNDKKLRAQLKGFSEIYVKEELIDTDEEQQTSGQQLCEAIIEESTFTIKDEEQDNIADVGLTQSDNETIDEEWLSEYENQRNVTNEKSVSGNRHSDSKPKKRNKNKIRVKGRMGRPRTRFENPNRPRPNDFKCYICKSDSMGTPEALRAHLEVHLDQLPYTCAVCVAEKIVINSITTMNIHKRMHENPYKCPHCDRCYSNKRAVDGHIQTYHLGENAPSPSTCDKCGKVCRSLTSLKYHKRLHSSACACELCGKLFVDRHKLGRHIERKHDKLKKYECQICHKKLCSMDAIQAHFKTIHSTKEVNCEYCGKRYPSELSLRYHLKKHEQDPNSKFSSDWKNYYTEVITGDNPKPSKKCNLCGAVVKAISPHMRSVHFPKEYRCNLCEAVYKSKGTYDAHVMEHKFGKAYRCPICAKSLDWLDMKREAGINLSRRNPEEPKSAESDEDASIEQVPNQSLV, from the exons atggaaatggatttcaataaaatttgtcGACTCTGCTGTAAACAAAAAGATGATATGCGGTTCATTCGTGAAGTAAACAAAATATCTCTGGAAAACATATTCACCGAAGTCTTAAGATTAGAG ATATTTGATAATGATGGCCTCCCTCCAAGAATTTGTGAGTTTTGCATTTCTACGTTAGCTGAAATGAATGAAACAATCGAATGCTATCGCAATAATGATAAAAAGTTACGAGCTCAGCTAAAAGGATTTTCAGAAATCTATGTAAAGGAAGAGTTGATCGACACTGACGAGGAGCAGCAGACATCTGGTCAACAATT GTGTGAAGCAATCATTGAAGAATCAACATTCACAATTAAAGACGAGGAACAGGATAATATTGCTGATGTTGGACTTACCCAATCCGATAATGAAACAATTGATGAAGAATGGCTCTCTGAATATGAGAATCAAAGAAATGTAACAAATGAAAAATCTGTTTCTGGCAATCGTCACTCTGATTCTAAgccaaaaaaaagaaacaagaaTAAAATAAGAGTAAAAGGCCGAATGGGTCGTCCTAGAACCCGTTTTGAAAATCCAAATAGACCACGTCCTAACGATTTCAAATGctatatatgtaaaagtgaTTCTATGGGTACACCGGAAGCGTTGCGAGCGCATTTGGAAGTTCACTTAGATCAGTTGCCTTACACATGCGCGGTTTGTGTAGCAGAAAAAATTGTCATCAATAGCATAACCACTATGAATATTCACAAAAGGATGCACGAAAATCCGTATAAGTGTCCGCATTGTGATCGATGTTACTCTAATAAGCGAGCTGTTGATGGACACATACAGACATACCATTTAGGAGAAAATGCTCCTTCTCCTTCCACATGTGACAAGTGTGGCAAGGTTTGCCGGTCTTTAACATCATTGAAATATCACAAAAGACTTCACTCTTCTGCGTGCGCTTGTGAGTTATGTGGTAAACTTTTTGTCGATAGACACAAACTTGGACGACATATTGAGCGAAAGCATGATAAGCTAAAAAAGTATGAATGCCAGATTTGTCATAAAAAATTGTGTTCTATGGATGCGATCCAGGCGCATTTTAAGACGATACATTCAACCAAAGAAGTAAATTGCGAATATTGTGGTAAAAG ATATCCTTCAGAATTATCTCTTCGgtatcatttaaaaaaacatgaaCAAGATCCTAATTCGAAATTTTCGAGCGattggaaaaattattatactGAAGTAATTACTGGTGACAATCCTAAGCCATCCAAAAAGTGTAACTTGTGCGGAGCGGTTGTGAAAGCCATTTCACCACATATGCGGTCGGTGCATTTTCCTAAAGAATACCGCTGTAACCTCTGTGAGGCGGTTTATAAATCTAAAGGAACTTATGATGCTCATGTTATGGAGCATAAATTTGGAAAAGCATACCGCTGCCCAATATGTG CTAAATCACTTGATTGGTTGGATATGAAAAGGGAGGCCGGTATCAATCTAAGCAGACGTAATCCCGAGGAGCCAAAATCCGCTGAAAGCGATGAAGATGCATCAATAGAACAGGTCCCAAATCAATCTCTAGTATAG
- the LOC128744568 gene encoding zinc finger protein 700-like isoform X1, which yields MEMDFNKICRLCCKQKDDMRFIREVNKISLENIFTEVLRLEIFDNDGLPPRICEFCISTLAEMNETIECYRNNDKKLRAQLKGFSEIYVKEELIDTDEEQQTSGQQLCEAIIEESTFTIKDEEQDNIADVGLTQSDNETIDEEWLSEYENQRNVTNEKSVSGNRHSDSKPKKRNKNKIRVKGRMGRPRTRFENPNRPRPNDFKCYICKSDSMGTPEALRAHLEVHLDQLPYTCAVCVAEKIVINSITTMNIHKRMHENPYKCPHCDRCYSNKRAVDGHIQTYHLGENAPSPSTCDKCGKVCRSLTSLKYHKRLHSSACACELCGKLFVDRHKLGRHIERKHDKLKKYECQICHKKLCSMDAIQAHFKTIHSTKEVNCEYCGKRYPSELSLRYHLKKHEQDPNSKFSSDWKNYYTEVITGDNPKPSKKCNLCGAVVKAISPHMRSVHFPKEYRCNLCEAVYKSKGTYDAHVMEHKFGKAYRCPICGKEFSEKKNLISHLKTKKHRDHPLAKSLDWLDMKREAGINLSRRNPEEPKSAESDEDASIEQVPNQSLV from the exons atggaaatggatttcaataaaatttgtcGACTCTGCTGTAAACAAAAAGATGATATGCGGTTCATTCGTGAAGTAAACAAAATATCTCTGGAAAACATATTCACCGAAGTCTTAAGATTAGAG ATATTTGATAATGATGGCCTCCCTCCAAGAATTTGTGAGTTTTGCATTTCTACGTTAGCTGAAATGAATGAAACAATCGAATGCTATCGCAATAATGATAAAAAGTTACGAGCTCAGCTAAAAGGATTTTCAGAAATCTATGTAAAGGAAGAGTTGATCGACACTGACGAGGAGCAGCAGACATCTGGTCAACAATT GTGTGAAGCAATCATTGAAGAATCAACATTCACAATTAAAGACGAGGAACAGGATAATATTGCTGATGTTGGACTTACCCAATCCGATAATGAAACAATTGATGAAGAATGGCTCTCTGAATATGAGAATCAAAGAAATGTAACAAATGAAAAATCTGTTTCTGGCAATCGTCACTCTGATTCTAAgccaaaaaaaagaaacaagaaTAAAATAAGAGTAAAAGGCCGAATGGGTCGTCCTAGAACCCGTTTTGAAAATCCAAATAGACCACGTCCTAACGATTTCAAATGctatatatgtaaaagtgaTTCTATGGGTACACCGGAAGCGTTGCGAGCGCATTTGGAAGTTCACTTAGATCAGTTGCCTTACACATGCGCGGTTTGTGTAGCAGAAAAAATTGTCATCAATAGCATAACCACTATGAATATTCACAAAAGGATGCACGAAAATCCGTATAAGTGTCCGCATTGTGATCGATGTTACTCTAATAAGCGAGCTGTTGATGGACACATACAGACATACCATTTAGGAGAAAATGCTCCTTCTCCTTCCACATGTGACAAGTGTGGCAAGGTTTGCCGGTCTTTAACATCATTGAAATATCACAAAAGACTTCACTCTTCTGCGTGCGCTTGTGAGTTATGTGGTAAACTTTTTGTCGATAGACACAAACTTGGACGACATATTGAGCGAAAGCATGATAAGCTAAAAAAGTATGAATGCCAGATTTGTCATAAAAAATTGTGTTCTATGGATGCGATCCAGGCGCATTTTAAGACGATACATTCAACCAAAGAAGTAAATTGCGAATATTGTGGTAAAAG ATATCCTTCAGAATTATCTCTTCGgtatcatttaaaaaaacatgaaCAAGATCCTAATTCGAAATTTTCGAGCGattggaaaaattattatactGAAGTAATTACTGGTGACAATCCTAAGCCATCCAAAAAGTGTAACTTGTGCGGAGCGGTTGTGAAAGCCATTTCACCACATATGCGGTCGGTGCATTTTCCTAAAGAATACCGCTGTAACCTCTGTGAGGCGGTTTATAAATCTAAAGGAACTTATGATGCTCATGTTATGGAGCATAAATTTGGAAAAGCATACCGCTGCCCAATATGTGGTAAagaattttcagaaaaaaaaaatttgatttctcatcttaaaacaaaaaaacatcgGGATCATCCATTAGCTAAATCACTTGATTGGTTGGATATGAAAAGGGAGGCCGGTATCAATCTAAGCAGACGTAATCCCGAGGAGCCAAAATCCGCTGAAAGCGATGAAGATGCATCAATAGAACAGGTCCCAAATCAATCTCTAGTATAG